In Aegilops tauschii subsp. strangulata cultivar AL8/78 chromosome 3, Aet v6.0, whole genome shotgun sequence, one genomic interval encodes:
- the LOC109758099 gene encoding dehydrin DHN3-like, with product MEFQGQQGNRVDQHGNPVAAAPGATAVTGAPAGGQLQPGREEHKTRGILHRSSSSSSSSSEDDGMGGRRKKGIKEKIKDKLPGARKQTYGQPAAPAGMTGTGATGGPYYVQPAPAGTGAHGTTATTGTYGQPAPAGMTGTGAHGTTATGEKKGMKDKIMEKLPGGHKNEQHTMPTAGAYGQPGMTGTGVHGNTAPGGGYGGQPGHAGMIGTGTHGSGTTGGPYDHQGHPGVTGTGAHGTTATGGAYNQQGHAGVTGTGEKKGIMGKIKEKLPGQH from the exons ATGGAATTCCAGGGGCAGCAGGGCAACCGCGTGGACCAGCACGGCAACCCGGTCGCCGCCGCACCTGGAGCCACCGCCGTGACGGGGGCGCCCGCCGGCGGGCAGCTGCAGCCCGGCAGGGAGGAGCACAAGACCCGCGGCATACTCCACCGGTCCAGCAGCTCCAGCTCCAGCTCG TCCGAGGACGATGGCATGGGTGGACGGAGGAAGAAGGGCATCAAGGAGAAGATCAAGGATAAGCTTCCCGGGGCTCGCAAGCAGACTTACGGCCAGCCCGCCGCGCCCGCGGGCATGACCGGCACCGGGGCGACCGGCGGCCcttactacgtgcagcccgctccGGCTGGCACCGGAGCGCACGGGACCACGGCGACGACCGGCACCTACGGGCAGCCCGCTCCGGCTGGCATGACCGGCACCGGGGCGCACGGGACCACGGCGACTGGTGAGAAGAAGGGCATGAAGGACAAGATCATGGAGAAACTCCCGGGAGGTCACAAGAACGAGCAGCACACCATGCCCACCGCCGGCGCCTACGGACAGCCCGGGATGACTGGCACCGGAGTGCATGGGAACACCGCTCCCGGTGGGGGCTATGGTGGTCAGCCAGGGCACGCTGGTATGATCGGCACTGGAACGCATGGGAGCGGGACAACGGGCGGTCCTTACGATCATCAAGGGCACCCCGGAGTGACCGGCACCGGAGCACACGGGACCACGGCGACCGGCGGTGCTTACAACCAGCAAGGTCACGCTGGGGTGACAGGCACCGGCGAGAAGAAAGGTATTATGGGCAAGATCAAGGAAAAGCTGCCTGGCCAGCACTAG